The following proteins are encoded in a genomic region of Oncorhynchus masou masou isolate Uvic2021 chromosome 32, UVic_Omas_1.1, whole genome shotgun sequence:
- the LOC135526934 gene encoding insulinoma-associated protein 2-like: MPRGFLVKRSKRGSAASYRTRNDDNLMPKADLPVNAPEWTTGVPTACPIVPLSEDSTFEEPWTSAPAEADQAQLPESADKVEIREDFGKYPPHHPRTEPDHDGSPGRADLSYSPIKPVGAVVEKSSLDRCMSSPTVTEPYAMSTPVSSIERLLLNHAPFGHSDMKFDPPVHLYQSFHHAMKRTYMEQERKIKPAAKKPKVIRKLSFEDEISTSPVLGLRIKKETPEFKAATASSANKKPLGEFICQLCKEEYPDPFSLAQHKCSRIVRVEYRCPECDKVFSCPANLASHRRWHKPRPVNHREAQSAKKSQPEARLHERTFVEGKENASELRVNNQHHVSLDSSACQRAVTVDSSHRQEQLRRRAQESPQSFDPRYRDPDKTMDLHIRAGDSPGIMHCPETTDVALPTSSFLKTSGTVEEIYECHYCSKKFRRQAYLRKHLAAHETIKASTYIQIESGQITFPCHLCGAHFPSTEIWDKHRVWHAMRDDILMNPGKIAGRPDLVRPELIRPDLTQGDQQIFTCKHCPSTFFSSPGLARHINKSHPTEIRQVMLLPMAVRPDC; encoded by the coding sequence ATGCCCAGAGGATTTTTAGTGAAGAGGAGCAAACGCGGCTCAGCGGCTTCTTACAGAACGCGTAACGACGACAACTTAATGCCAAAAGCGGACCTGCCTGTGAATGCACCGGAGTGGACAACCGGCGTGCCAACTGCGTGCCCAATTGTTCCGTTATCCGAGGACAGTACATTTGAAGAACCATGGACCAGTGCCCCGGCTGAAGCGGACCAGGCGCAGCTGCCAGAGAGCGCAGACAAGGTGGAGATTAGAGAGGACTTTGGGAAATACCCACCACACCATCCCCGCACTGAGCCGGACCACGACGGATCTCCGGGGCGGGCTGACCTCTCATATAGCCCGATAAAACCAGTTGGCGCTGTAGTGGAAAAATCGTCCCTTGACCGGTGTATGAGTTCACCAACAGTGACAGAGCCGTACGCAATGAGCACGCCGGTGTCTTCAATAGAGAGACTTCTTCTAAATCACGCGCCCTTTGGACACTCTGATATGAAATTCGACCCACCTGTGCACCTCTACCAGTCTTTCCATCATGCTATGAAACGCACGTACATGGAGCAGGAGCGCAAGATCAAGCCAGCAGCCAAGAAGCCTAAAGTAATCCGGAAACTCAGCTTCGAGGACGAAATCTCCACCTCACCCGTGCTTGGGCTGAGAATTAAGAAGGAGACCCCCGAATTTAAAGCAGCTACCGCATCTTCTGCTAATAAGAAACCGCTGGGAGAATTCATCTGCCAGCTCTGCAAGGAGGAATACCCTGACCCGTTCTCCCTCGCACAACACAAGTGCTCCAGAATTGTGCGCGTAGAGTACCGCTGTCCCGAATGCGACAAAGTTTTCAGCTGTCCTGCCAACCTGGCCTCTCATCGCAGGTGGCATAAGCCTCGTCCAGTAAACCACAGAGAGGCACAGAGCGCCAAAAAGTCACAGCCGGAGGCACGGCTGCATGAGAGGACTTTCGTGGAAGGGAAAGAGAACGCGAGCGAGTTGAGAGTTAACAATCAGCACCACGTTTCTCTGGACAGCTCCGCGTGTCAGCGGGCTGTCACCGTGGACAGCTCCCACAGACAAGAGCAGCTGCGCAGGAGGGCACAGGAGAGCCCGCAGTCCTTCGATCCGCGCTACCGGGATCCAGATAAAACTATGGACCTGCACATCAGAGCGGGTGACAGCCCAGGCATAATGCATTGTCCGGAGACCACCGACGTGGCACTGCCCACCTCTTCCTTCTTAAAGACCTCCGGGACAGTAGAGGAGATTTACGAATGTCACTATTGCAGCAAGAAGTTCCGACGACAAGCCTATCTGAGGAAACATCTTGCGGCGCATGAGACAATCAAAGCCTCGACCTATATCCAGATAGAGAGTGGGCAAATCACGTTTCCCTGTCACTTGTGCGGTGCCCATTTCCCATCCACTGAAATTTGGGACAAGCACAGAGTTTGGCATGCAATGAGAGATGACATTCTGATGAATCCAGGGAAGATTGCGGGTAGACCAGACTTGGTAAGACCAGAATTAATAAGACCAGACCTCACACAGGGAGATCAACAGATATTCACCTGTAAGCACTGCCCATCTACCTTCTTCAGTTCTCCCGGGCTTGCCAGGCATATCAACAAGTCTCACCCCACAGAGATCCGGCAGGTGATGCTCCTACCGATGGCAGTCAGACCCGACTGCTAG